The window aatataatatttgatcgAATATAACATCCTTCACGCTCTAAATATAtacttttaaacaaaattatcatttcttCCCTAAATTTATGCATGTAATGTGTTTAAAACTAAGCATAAATATCAACGTTGATGTattgattatattatttaatttataaatattcaatGACTCTtgagtttcaaatattttacataTTATATAACCATAAATCTCACATTTGTATCCCAACTAAGGTATGAAATTATGATGTGGATATTGATGAAGCCATGAAAACTTAAGAATAAATTAAGCTTTCCACAACTATATATTAGGCTCATAAAATAATTGGGTTTCTGTTTAGAAACGCGGTGGAAACGGGCgttctctaaaaattaaattttgttttttttgctaaaaattaaaaaaaattatatgttttggatcattttgatacgctgatctcaaaaataattttaaaaaaataaaaaaattttattttgatgcattttgatatgaaaaacaaCTGCAATCACACTCTCAAAACAAACACTTAAACTAGTTAACGAGCTAATGAGATGACTAGACTTGATCACTTTTTAATAGGATAACAATAACTTCCATGCTTTTCCACTTCAGTCTCTTgagctatattttttattttaattatttcagattttatcttttgttcttgttttggttAATTAGatgagatgatattttttttaaaaaaggaaaaggtaatATGAAATCATGAAATAGTTGGGTTTTACTTTATACATGATGTTATTTTGCACATCAACAAGAAACTGCTTTTCTTTACACAAGGTGGGGTAGTTTTCTACaatcatttatgaaatttttttcctgTTGCTTTTCAAATCTAGTTAAAGACTTCTTTTTAAGCATTTATTCTCTATGCAGGACCATCAAGCTTAGTACAGTAGTTTCCACCTAACCTAATTCTCATTGCATCAGACTACATCAAATGTCAAGCCAATGTTTTTCTGCTACTGCAACTTTCACTTTGTTGtttaccattttttattttttttactatcagaaagttaacaaatataaatagcaatattcacataattttttcattggtGTATGGCGGTGATATTTACCAACTGAATTTTTAACAAGAATATTCTCACGGTATATATTAAGGGATCGCAATGGAaaaagaatgaataaaaaaagtcaaacagtaCGATGACGTGTAAGTTTTACAGACAACGTTATCGATAGAATTAACCCGAAGGTAAAATTCATTTGTGAATATGCCATCGTCGGTTTATACCGATGATATTATGGAGGGTGTTATAATGGGATTTAAAAAGACAAATCCTATAGTGACATGATATTTCTACCgacaaaattaccgacggaGTTACTATAttgaattaaacaaaattatcttaaatataattattcccTTCATTATGTATTTGTATGATAGATTTTCATTGCAGGTTTAGTGTGATTGGCTTGATGAGTACACCATGGATTAAACTATAGGTTTGTTTTCTAATACGAGCTTGATTGTTttctggtgttttttttttcaactctttaaTGTAACAatggaaatttctttttttgttttttttttaaaggagaaaCAGGAAGGTTGGAAATTAGCTGATGAATAGTGTGTTATGAAATTGTTTAATTACTGGTTAGTGAGGGTagttatttttgtcaaaatccAATTTgactcctttaaaaaaaaaatattcttgtccaaaaagaaacaaaaattgcaaaagaaaatatattaatcacgagggttgttatttttcataagtTTTGTGTATTTTTGCGTTTATTTgggcaaaaaaaataagaaatgtgCAATTagaggaaaaattaaaagaaataataagaaaaataaaattacctcTAGTAATTTATAGTTTAGTCAAAATTACACctactaaattttaaaaaattatactttatattttttatcaattttattaaaatttttaataaaatgatgaaattactctcgtatatatttaattaaaaaatcaatcaaataacataatttaccTTCTCTCTTGAAGTAAagatttttctctcttcaacacatatctttatctctttttttcatgtttaaaaacccagattataaataaaaaaaccctaacaaatcaattttcttcatttGCATCTACCAAATCCGCTAGTATACTCATCAATTTTGAAGATCTAGGACTGAAcactaaacatatataaaaaaatggaattacAGTTGAATGCATAAGATTGGCCAGTGATTAAGGATTTGGTTGAGTCATGAGTCATGTGAATCAGGTGAACTTttggcaaaacaaaaaatagaattatGTGTAAATCTCTTAGTTGAATTTCATAACACAGTTTTTATGCCATGAATCTTATTGGCTAACTTTATTCTTGagattttaatatgtatttgacTTATTTGACTTTGAGGtgtggttgattttttaaaaaaagtataatcattttaaaatataaattacattttacaAAAGTAAAATATACATCTACCAAACAAAAGTCAACCATGCCTTTATCTCCGACACCTTTTTATATGTAAATGGGTAACAAATAATTAGTTGGATCACATAGTTTAATTGactttattagaaaaaaaagaaggtctGATGTTTATGCAGGGTTCACTCATATATGCGTTGATGGCTAATATTCTCCACTGTTCCTTAGTCATCCTCAATTCCACCATTTAATTCTACTTCTTTTGTTGCTTTTATATCTGCAATTGGTGAGTTTTCTCGAGTAAAACAGGTTTCATTTgcctagttttttttagtttaatgttggtgttcgggtcagcttgcgtgtacctcgactaattccacgggctctgaaattaacgaccatgtaagcctcaagtggccatcatataagcaaccataGAACTCGAacttgaaattatataaaaactaaatttcttCATCTCAAGTTTTTACCATTAAACCATCATTTGAATAGTTAGTTCTTGCCTTCTTCCTCTCTCACAATTTGGCTGCATGTTGTTGGGCTCAGGGCAATTTAGTGGGTGCATTGatttgttgatgacaatgagctCAGTTCAAAGAAAATATAGGAGATATGGACTGCGATAGAAACATTACAAAAGAATttacattattgttttttagaattgatGTTTTCTTGGTGTATTTAATACAAGTGTATTTAATTTAGTCATTAAATGGAGATTAGTAGCAAGCTTGtagataatcaaataatttttattgattttttatttataaagatgtTAATGTTAACACgtgtataaatatttgaattgatttttcatgtctgcatataaatatttattttgaaaacagattATTATTCacttatttattcttattttatttttggctttgtattaacattgattttattttgtaaattgtgcttttatttttcatgtatgcAGTATGCATGAATATGTAAATATtcatttctgaaaaaaaaaactaataccaACAATTTTTCATGAAGCTAGTATCATGTTTTGATAAAACTTGGATTTTAATAATGTATCAAAgtaatatatgttttaaaatattattttaaagtgttttttacttagaaatgtatcaaaataatatttttttaaattattttttatatcagcgtatcaaaatgataaaaaaatatcaaaaatattaaaaaacaaataaaaaaactaaaattttttaattttttttaaaaaacatttaaaacacaaaacataCAGATACTCACGTACAACTTTCCATGTAGCCCGTCCCGACTCCCGAGAATCCTTCACTTTTACCATAATAATATGTTTGTTTCGCTCGCTAAATCATGAACATCAATAATTAGGTGGCTGAGTTGCTTTTAATGCAAGTGTGTGCACATATGATCTCCTAGCTCAAAACTTGAAGGCTCTCTATATCTTCTGGTTtccatcttttatttatttatttatttattatggtaTACGTGATTAGTAGAAAAATACGAGCGACTTATCTAGCAATAATTTACTCgaactaataataaaataacacaaaaaaatatcaaaataaatttttcaaatttatgatAATTACATGCAGAAAACGCAAAAAACCTATAATTATAAGATGAACACTTCCCTAGATTATCTCCAACAAATAGACGGATTATCTTTCCTCCCAAAATTATTTCGAAACCCTAGAAATCCAcacttgagtttttcttttcttgcatcCATAAATTTGgcgccaaaatttcaaaaaccccATTCAgctctaaattattattaattaactgatgataataataataaataatattatcattttttatttcacctacaaaaacagaaataaaaatacCCCTTCCCTGCTATAAGAAGAAACcctatcttctttttcttaaaaacaagaaaaacaaaaatgcttaaaaaaattcCCAGTTTCTctttataaaaggaaaacagaCCCTTCTTGTCCAACCACTGTAAAAATAAAACCGAAAAAGTCTCCTTTTATCCTCTGCTAATAAAAGCTTCAACCTTTTGTGATGGCGAGAGTGAGGAAGCGGCAGAAACCGGCGCAATCGGAGGCGGGGTTGGTGGGGGAAGCGGTGGAGAATGGTGGGTCAGAGGAGGGGGTTAAGGAGAATGGGGGGTTAGATCAAAGTAGTGAAATTGGTGAAGGGAAAGTAGAGGAAAGTCGTGATATTGATAAAGGAAACGGGGCCTCGAAGATGGGAAATAGGAAGAGGAAGGTAAAGAAGAGTGAGATTGGAGCTGTTGAAGAGGAAAGGGAAGGTAATGGTGTGGAGAAAGGGGAAGAAGGTGATTTGAAGGAGGATGTCAGAAGGggtaggaaaaaaaagaagggaaagaagaaagaaagtgatCGTGAGGAGGAGAAGGTGAAAGAAGAGAATGTGGAGGATGATGAAAAGGGGGTTTCTTCAGCTGTGGAGGGGAAGAAAAGGGTGGACTTTGCTGGGAATGAAGGAGAGAAAGAGGTGGAGAGTGGGGACGAAGATGGATTAGGTGAGAAAAGTGAAGTGGATTTCGTCAAGAAGGAAGAGAGAGGGGTTGATGGAAAGATGGATGGGAAGTCTAGGAAGGCAAAACAGGAGGTGGATACCGAGGAAGGAGAGAAAGAGGTAGAAAATGGTAAAGAAGGAAAATTGGACGGGAGAAGGGATGAGAAAGGGGCAGAGAAGAGGGGGCGGGAGGGAGGTAAATTCAGTGTGGATAACGAGGAAAGGAAAGAGATTGGAGAACTGGGTGTTGGAGGAAAGGAGAAGATGAGATTTGTTAAGAATGAGGAAGAAAGCGAGGGGGTTAAGGAAAGTGAAGGGGCTGTTGCTAGAGAGAATAAGGGCGGGAAGAAGGAAAGTGAATCGGGTAATGAGGAGGTGGAGAGCGAGGTGGGGAAGGAGAATGGTGGTGATGTGGAAGAGAATGGCGGTTCATTAAATAAGAGGCCGAGGAGAACTGATAAAAAGGTAAACTATGCTGAGCTTGATGCTGCATTAGATGAGGCAGTGCTTGGGGAGAAGCGcaggaagaggaggaagaagaatggaGTCTCAGAGAGTGATGGATTGGAAAGTGTGCAAAATAGTAAAAATGGTGATGTCAATCgtggaaaaaagaaagttagtcgaaaaggaaaaaagaatcaGGAGGAGGAGAATATCgagggagaagaagagaaggaagagagtGGCGAAGGAGATTGTTTGATGATGAGCTCTGAAACAGGTTATGGGCTCAGGACTCGGAAAGAGCAAGTGGATCAGGGAAGCAAATCCAGGCGTGATAATGAGGTAACTAATCATCTTTGATTTGTTATTGATATTGTCTGTTTGGTTATTGATGGTTGTTTAtgttcctgatttttttttttttgcagtttaTTGAGAATGTGTGTTTAATGTGTCATCAATGCCAGAGAAATGATAAGGGCCGTGTTGTTCGGTGTCTGAAATGTAAAAGGAAGCGCTATTGCATACCATGCTTGACGAAATGGTATACTGTAGGATTATTTGCATTGTACCATTCAGTTCTTGTTTTATCACCGTATGTTTTTCTGTTAGGATTGGCATTATGGAATctaaattatctttaatttatccCCTTTGTGAATTATACTGATtctgttattaattatataatttgttgtGAATTTCATGAACTTACGTGTAATTAGTATGATGGTTTTGTTTTAACAAAGATATATCttgtttctaaatataaatGCTATAGAAAACAGTTAACTGCTGGAACAGGTGATATCTTGCATGATGATGTACCAATAATTTTGGTCTCAATTTTATTGCAAATCATGAGCAACATTATATTGCTAATATAAGTAAATTAGCATATGATAtactgttttggatttttaggaCTGGCTTTTATCATTTACAAGACAATGGCATAGCTTAGACATGTTTTAGTGATTTTTGAATCATCTTATAAATTCCTAGAGTTTAATTTCTCCACGATTGATTTTGTTACTTAAGGAATTCTTTGTTCATGTTGTAGGTATCCTAAGATGACAGAGGATGAAATTGCCAATGCTTGTCCTGTCTGTCTTGGAAATTGCAACTGTAAATCTTGTTTGCGTCTGGATGCGCCGATAAAGGTATGTAATCCAACCTTGCAACTTGTGCTTCAATGTGtatttgttaattgttttaaatgCACGTGTGAGATGtaataattttagttgttatttacTGCAGGAACTGAAAAATTTAAACCTGGAAGTAAGCAAAGAAGAAGTAGTGCGATACTCTAAGTTTTTCCTTCGTGCCCTTCTTCCATTTTTGAAGCAGTTAGATGAAGAACAAATGATGGAGAGAGAGATTGAGGCCAGGAGAAAAGGTAAGCACTTCTTTTGCCCCAAATATATggaatttatttgataaaaaactaAGTTTTGCCTTGTCTTTGATCTAATTGCAAAACATTCTGCTTTTGGTATGTTTGAGATTGAGAGAAGGAATTTTGTAGACACAAAAGGTGTTGCTTTTATAGGATGAAATGGTTTTCTATTGGTTTAAAGGACAAATTTCCAAGTCCTCcattttttcccatttttttcgTAATGATTTGTATTCTAACAACAAATATTCTCTTTATTTCTTATGTTTTGTGTTTCCCTTCTTCTTTGGCCATCAAAGGCCTTTCTATTAGTTGTGCTTGCAGTTACTTCCAAGTAATGGTCGTATCAATAAAAGATTTTCTCATAtagtttgattaataaattattttggagTATGTATTTTATGCTTGTCTTTTATTGGTGCAGGTAAATGCCTGCTTATCTATGTTTTATAATGTGCACACATTATGAGTATGAGTGGGTGGCCAATGAGTGCTTGTGCATATGTCTGAAGAGAGTTGGCTTTGCTGTATGTCAGATGACTAATAGTTTATTTCTGCAGGTGTACCACTTGCAGGCCTACAAATAGAGAATGCTGAATGCCCTGCAGATGAGCGCATGTTCTGGTAAGTTATATTGTTATCGGAGTTTCCCACCTTttcgttttcttggttttgataataatccataattgtttttcagtGATAATTGCAGAACTTCTATTTTTGATTATCACAGAAGTTGCTCAAATTGCTCTTCTGATCTTTGTCTTGCCTGTTGTCGGGAGATCCGTGCTGGGCACTTGCAAGGTGGTGGGCCAGATGTGCTTATGGAATATATTAACAGAGGATTTGAATATTTGCATGGTGGGATAGACGAACCACAGGTTGAATCACAAGCTGAGTTACCTCAAAAGACTGAATCTAAGGATTTTATGGGGCCAAAGTCTGGATGGAAAGCAAATGAAGATGGAAGCATTCATTGTGCTTGTGATAGTGGCAATTTAGAACTAAAATGTTTGTTCCCAAACAAAAAAGTCAATTTTGCAGTTTCAGTGTCAGAGTTGGTAAAGAAAGTTGAAGAAATGTCCAAAAAATGGGAAACTGACTCTGCTAATGCTCCTGATGAACGATGTGCTTGTTTTAACTCCAATGGTGATCTTGATCTCAGTAATGGTAACAGTTTATTAAAAGCAGCATGCCGAGAAGATTCTGATGATAACTATTTATTCTATCCAATAGCCGAAGATATCACAGAGGATGATTTGAAGCATTTTCAGTTTCACTGGAAGAGAGCTGAGCCTGTGATTGTTCGCAATGTGCTTGAAACTGCATCTGGCTTGAGTTGGGAGCCAATGGTCATGTGGCGTGCCTTCCGCCAgatcaaaaatgaaaaacacgaCACACTATTGGATGTAAAGGCAATTGAGTGTCTGGATTACTGCGAGGTCAGTatattcacctttttttttgtgtgcattGAAGATGAAGTGTTGCTGGCTTTTACTGCTATTTTCTGATAATCATTCTTGTTATATTCTCCAATTGTCATGGTAATGATGGTTTCAATCCTATTGATATGCTATCATCTGTTGTGATGCTTAATGTGATGCTCAACTCTTGATGACTGCAGGTAGATATTAATGTCCATCAATTCTTCATTGGTTACACAGAGGGAAGGTTTGATGGTAAAAATTGGCCTCAGATACTGAAGCTGAAAGACTGGCCCCCATCTAAAACATTTGGTGAAAGtcttccacgacatgatgctgAATTTACCTGTTGTTTGCCCTTTAAGGAGTATACACATCCACGCAGTGGACCTTTAAACCTTGCTGTCAGATTGCCTGAGAATTCTTTGAAGCCAGATATGGGGCCAAAGACATATATTGCCTATGGATATCCTGAAGAGCTTGGGCGTGGAGATTCAGTCACTAAGCTTCACTGTGACATGTCTGATGCGGTATGTttggtttccttttcttttattgttcagATAAAATAAGATATATGGTGATAGAAAGAGAATGGAAGGTTAGAAATCAATAAAGCAACCTTCTAGAAAAGGTGAAAATTGAACTCTAAAATAGAAGTCGAGACAACTTGGTTTTCCAAAATCATGCTTAGGTTGGTTATCTTCCTAATTTTTTTCCAGGATCTGTATGGCATCTTCTTCCAAATATTGCATAAAAATTTatgtgaaattaaatgtttctaTGTAGTGATATTTACTAGCTGTTGTATGATAATCTGTTGTACGATTGTATTTAATTACTTTTGTTGACATTCAAAGGGTAACTGTCCTGTGCAATGGTAAGATTTTTTCATCACTTAGTGAGAAGACTGTTGAAGGAAGATTTCTATTTAGAATTCCCTTGCGAGGACCCTACTGGGATGAGTCAATGTGTTCTTGATAACGGCTGTTCTGATAATAATCAACTGTCAGATGTTATGATATGCAAAGTGTTAAATACTAGAAATTTGGAAATTTTCTCTCACATCAGCAGTGAATCTTTAGTATCTATATGTGCTGTGGCTACCGGGATCAGAATCTGACATCATTGCTAAACTTCATACTTTTAATAATGATTAATTTGTGCATCTGGCTGTTTCAGGTAAATGTCTTGACGCATACTGCTGATGTGTCCAATAAAACTCATTATACTGAAATACAAAAGTTGAAGCTAAAGCACTTTGAACAAGACCAAAGAGAGCTTTTTGGAAATAATCAGAATGTGGATGGAGTTGATAAAAGAGAGCTTTTTGGAAATAATCAGAATGTGGATGAAGTTGATAACATGCATGGTGTTGATTCTGGTAGGTCTTTTACTGACGATAATGGATTATCTAGTGAAGCTGATGACCAGAATGAAAATTATCTGTTTAACGATTCTGGTTAATAATCTAGGGAAATGTAATGAGGAGGCAGGAGTGGTTCAAGGCACAAGTACCGAGGATGGACCTTTAAAGTGTGGAGATGAGTCAGAATGGATGGATGCTTTAGATGGAGGTGCTGTTTGGGACATTTTCCGAAGAGAAGATGTTCCTAAGTTGCAGGAGTATCTCAACAAGCACTTCAAGGAATTTAGGCATATCCACTGTAGCCCATTACCAAAGGTAATTGTGTATTGCATGAAAAATCCGGCTCTCTTATCTGCCTTTTCCCTGTGGTTACACTTTACAAAATGGTATTTCTTTAAATGAAGGACTTGGTAGAAAGAGTCTAGGTCCCATACTAGAAAGAAACTGTCATGTCAAATCTTACCAAGATGGACCAAATAAATTGGGTTTGATGTGGCCTGTCTGAATTTTTAGCTGAAGTGCTTACATCCTGAAATTATCTCTCAATAAACTAGTGTTATTTCTGGTGTTGTAGGTGGTTCACCCCATTCATGAccagacatttttttttactctagagCACAAGAGGAAGCTAAAAGAGGAATATGGTTAGTCCTGTGATCTGTTTAATTGGTTCAGATCAATTATTTTCCTCtcaatttttaacatttataaatatgtttttgacaCCATCATGAAGGCATTGAACCATGGACATTTGTCCAGAAACTTGGAGACGCTGTCTTCATTCCTGCAGGCTGTCCTCATCAAGTGAGAAACTTGAAGGTAAAATATATCTGCGTTTTGAAACCTGTAACTTGCTCCAAAAAAGTGGATTGCCTGGTAATTGCTGTTGGTTATTCTTTGGATGTTGAAATTGATGCGAGTAGCATTTATCAAGGATTAGGCAATATCTGAAATTAACATGTCCTGTTTTCCTTATTTCTTACTTAACTGTCTTCATAAATATATTGCTAATTATTATGGCAATAATCTTAACGGCCCACCTctggaaggtttttttttttcttttttcgggGGTAGTGCATTTCTGAACAACATAAGCTGATTATGTTTATGGACTCTGGGTTCACTAGCCAACCTTAATCCAAATCCTCATGCCTTTTCAGTACATTCATGGCCTTATGGTGTTCCTGGTGCACAATGGCCTAGGTCCTAAAATTTTAGGATACTGCATTAACAAACAGTTCAGATTTCTTTAGATCTGATATGGATGTGTTTTCTGTCTTTATTACGACGTGT is drawn from Populus nigra chromosome 5, ddPopNigr1.1, whole genome shotgun sequence and contains these coding sequences:
- the LOC133694629 gene encoding lysine-specific demethylase JMJ25-like produces the protein MARVRKRQKPAQSEAGLVGEAVENGGSEEGVKENGGLDQSSEIGEGKVEESRDIDKGNGASKMGNRKRKVKKSEIGAVEEEREGNGVEKGEEGDLKEDVRRGRKKKKGKKKESDREEEKVKEENVEDDEKGVSSAVEGKKRVDFAGNEGEKEVESGDEDGLGEKSEVDFVKKEERGVDGKMDGKSRKAKQEVDTEEGEKEVENGKEGKLDGRRDEKGAEKRGREGGKFSVDNEERKEIGELGVGGKEKMRFVKNEEESEGVKESEGAVARENKGGKKESESGNEEVESEVGKENGGDVEENGGSLNKRPRRTDKKVNYAELDAALDEAVLGEKRRKRRKKNGVSESDGLESVQNSKNGDVNRGKKKVSRKGKKNQEEENIEGEEEKEESGEGDCLMMSSETGYGLRTRKEQVDQGSKSRRDNEFIENVCLMCHQCQRNDKGRVVRCLKCKRKRYCIPCLTKWYPKMTEDEIANACPVCLGNCNCKSCLRLDAPIKELKNLNLEVSKEEVVRYSKFFLRALLPFLKQLDEEQMMEREIEARRKGVPLAGLQIENAECPADERMFCDNCRTSIFDYHRSCSNCSSDLCLACCREIRAGHLQGGGPDVLMEYINRGFEYLHGGIDEPQVESQAELPQKTESKDFMGPKSGWKANEDGSIHCACDSGNLELKCLFPNKKVNFAVSVSELVKKVEEMSKKWETDSANAPDERCACFNSNGDLDLSNGNSLLKAACREDSDDNYLFYPIAEDITEDDLKHFQFHWKRAEPVIVRNVLETASGLSWEPMVMWRAFRQIKNEKHDTLLDVKAIECLDYCEVDINVHQFFIGYTEGRFDGKNWPQILKLKDWPPSKTFGESLPRHDAEFTCCLPFKEYTHPRSGPLNLAVRLPENSLKPDMGPKTYIAYGYPEELGRGDSVTKLHCDMSDAVNVLTHTADVSNKTHYTEIQKLKLKHFEQDQRELFGNNQNVDGVDKRELFGNNQNVDEVDNMHGVDSGKCNEEAGVVQGTSTEDGPLKCGDESEWMDALDGGAVWDIFRREDVPKLQEYLNKHFKEFRHIHCSPLPKVVHPIHDQTFFFTLEHKRKLKEEYGIEPWTFVQKLGDAVFIPAGCPHQVRNLKSCIKVAMDFVSPENVGECIRLTEEFRLLPPNHRAKEDKLEIKKMYLHAARWALDVLTNGGEADEPEKVKKKQARSKKRS